A genomic segment from Lineus longissimus chromosome 15, tnLinLong1.2, whole genome shotgun sequence encodes:
- the LOC135499509 gene encoding sodium bicarbonate cotransporter 3-like isoform X4 encodes MDNAVNRDMRLGSQDTGEGLRDWGSFCATPAYCDDDYKGHRSENAALYIGLHLPDTDSTKRHRRRRHHHHRGRESDTTDGKSPHAPPSTPPSQRVKFMLGQEDEDEEHKSHDIFCEMSQLTGDDGDDPEDWEWMETARWIKFEEDVEEGGERWSKPHVATLSLYSLFELRKSLLSGTVLLDMDAVSLVQIADLILDNMISTKQLKDDQRDNVREALLRRHRHLHEKKHRKSEAGTKSSIPLIRSLAEIGRKRSEPSTMNPIFRALPRRQSCVPLMMSANHSVGGMPRNLSTGKLGRVGSGSRLTAHNDSSPGMSQDESSADLHESESRIKLNVGFMKKIPPGAEASNILVGEVDFLQNPIIAFTRLSKAVLLGDLTEVPVPTRFLFILLGPKGNTQKYHEIGRSIATLMSDEVFHDVAYKAKNRQDLLSGVDEFLSNCTVLPPGEWDPSIRIEPPKSVPSQESRRTETTPVPNGTAQTTEPAEEHGDPTLIRTGRLFGGLIDDIRRKVPFYYSDIKDALHIQAVASFFFLYFACFTPIITFGGLLGDATDQNMAAMESILAGCICGVVYSLCAGQPLTILGSTGPVLVFETITYHFCFDNGLNYLSFRWWIGLWSCIFLLIIVMFDLSALVRFITRFTEESFAALISLIFIKEAFAKVFKILSSHPMNMHPEIPLNYDCFCMPGNDTNLTDTITTVPPNALPTTLAPNLLSTTLSPLSDNASIILSNMTKEDCVAAGGVLDGPGCDTPVYYDNVFFFSLLLFFGTFVIATGLKGLRNTHFFPTIVRTTISDFAVMLAIVSMVGLDAAVGLKTPKLDVPKEFRPTRSDRDWFIHPFGPNPWWTSLAAILPALLAVILIFMDQQITAVIVNRKENKLKKGSGYHLDLFIVALLIGLCSMMGLPWFVAATVLSITHVMSLKKESECSAPGERPQFLGVREQRMTGTLVFLMIGLSVLLTFILILIPMPVLYGVFLYMGVSSLKGVQLINRILIMFMPAKYQPDYMYLRNVAVKRVHIFTCVQVLCLAVLWTVKTIKTISIAFPLMVLAMCFVRKGLDYVFTQEELKWLDDIMPETHRRAKDEEEKKKKEKEEEGEDGDTSRALEFTKGGEVEIPLSDGHVMSIPVEKITYKPDTQTINISEEMAKTAVWRQLASNAEKEHIGTKKPKKRHHRHHRPSKKTTPPIIETIEEKRLSLEEDDAGIILNLSPKKTKEKGKDEEMQQLMPEIIVEPPSGSSSPTRDSPV; translated from the exons ATGGATAACGCTGTTAACCGTGATATGCGGCTGGGGAGCCAGGACACTGGTGAGGGTCTCAGAGACTGGGGTTCCTTCTGTGCCACACCTGCTTattgtgatgatgattataaag GCCATCGGTCGGAGAATGCGGCTCTCTACATTGGACTCCACCTGCCAGACACCGACTCGACCAAGAGACACCGGCGCCGACGTCACCATCATCACCGTGGGAGGGAGTCGGATACCACTGATGGGAAGTCGCCACATGCACCACCTT CAACGCCCCCGTCACAGCGCGTCAAGTTCATGCTCGGCCAGGAAGACGAGGATGAGGAACACAAGTCACATGACATCTTCTGCGAGATGAGTCAGTTGACCGGAGACGATGGGGATGACCCAGAGGACTGGGAGTGGATGGAAACAGCCAG GTGGATCAAGTTTGAAGAAGATGTTGAAGAGGGAGGCGAACGGTGGTCGAAGCCACACGTTGCCACGCTCTCCCTCTACTCTCTGTTTGAGCTGAGGAAGAGTCTTCTGAGTGGTACAGTTCTCCTCGACATGGACGCTGTAAGCCTCGTGCAGATAGCAG ATCTCATCCTTGACAACATGATCAGCACCAAACAACTAAAAGACGATCAGCGGGACAATGTGCGCGAGGCTCTTCTccgtcgccatcgccatcttcacgAAAAGAAACATCGCAAGAGTGAAGCGGGGACGAAGTCCTCGATCCCTCTCATACGATCTCTGGCAGAAATTGGACGGAAACGCTCCGAGCCAAGCACGATGAATC CTATTTTTAGAGCATTGCCTCGTCGACAGAGCTGCGTCCCTTTGATGATGTCTG ccaatcacagcGTCGGCGGAATGCCGAGGAATCTTAGCACTGGGAAGTTAGGTCGCGTCGGATCTGGCTCGAGGCTTACTGCCCACAACGATAGTTCACCTGGTATGAGTCAGGACGAGAGTTCAGCGGACCTACATGAGTCTGAATCAAGAATAAAG CTGAATGTGGGCTTCATGAAGAAGATCCCACCAGGTGCAGAGGCCTCGAATATATTGGTGGGAGAAGTCGATTTCCTTCAGAATCCTATCATTGCATTTACGCGTCTGTCAAAAGCGGTGCTGCTCGGCGACCTGACAGAAGTACCAGTGCCGACGCGTTTCCTGTTTATATTGCTGGGGCCGAAAGGTAACACGCAAAAGTACCATGAGATAGGTCGATCTATCGCGACATTGATGTCAGATGAGGTGTTTCATGATGTCGCGTACAAGGCCAAGAATCGCCAGGATCTTCTCTCGGGCGTGGACGAGTTCTTGAGTAACTGTACTGTGCTGCCCCCTGGAGAGTGGGATCCAAGCATTAGGATTGAGCCCCCAAAGAGTGTACCATCACAG GAATCACGAAGAACAGAAACAACCCCCGTACCAAATGGTACAGCCCAAACAACAGAACCTGCTGAGGAGCATGGGGACCCTACATTAATCAGGACAGGGAG gTTGTTTGGTGGTTTAATTGATGATATCAGGCGGAAGGTGCCATTCTATTACAGTGACATCAAAGATGCTCTCCATATCCAGGCGGTCgcatccttcttcttcttatacTTTGCCTGTTTCACGCCGATCATTACATTCGGTGGACTGCTAGGGGATGCAACCGATCAGAATATG GCAGCGATGGAGAGTATATTAGCTGGTTGCATCTGTGGCGTGGTTTACTCCCTGTGTGCTGGACAACCGCTGACGATCTTGGGAAGTACGGGGCCTGTACTCGTATTTGAGACGATAACGTACCACTTCTGCTT TGACAACGGTTTAAACTACCTGTCATTCCGTTGGTGGATTGGCCTGTGGTCGTGCATCTTCCTGCTCATCATAGTCATGTTTGATTTGAGCGCGCTCGTCCGCTTCATCACGCGATTCACCGAGGAGTCGTTTGCTGCGTTGATCTCCCTCATCTTCATCAAGGAGGCATTTGCCAAGGTGTTCAAAATCTTGAGTTCTCATCCGATGAACATGCATCCGGAGATTCCGTTAAACTACGACTGCTTCTGCATGCCTGGGAATGATACAAACTTGACCGACACGATCACAACGGTACCACCAAACGCCCTGCCCACGACACTCGCACCAAATCTCCTCTCCACGACCCTGTCGCCTTTGAGTGATAACGCGTCGATCATCTTGTCGAATATGACAAAAGAGGATTGCGTGGCTGCTGGTGGAGTATTGGATGGACCTGGCTGCGACACACCTGTTTATTACGACAATGTCTTCTTCTTTTCGCTGTTGTTATTTTTCGGGACGTTTGTGATCGCCACAGGCCTGAAGGGATTGAGGAACACTCATTTCTTCCCAACAATT GTGCGCACGACAATTAGCGACTTCGCTGTTATGTTAGCCATTGTGAGTATGGTTGGTCTTGATGCTGCCGTGGGATTGAAGACACCCAAGCTGGATGTCCCAAAAGAATTTAGA CCAACAAGAAGCGATCGGGACTGGTTCATTCACCCGTTTGGGCCGAATCCCTGGTGGACGAGTCTTGCAGCGATTCTGCCTGCCCTCCTAGCGGTCATTTTGATCTTCATGGATCAGCAAATCACAGCGGTCATTGTCAACAGGAAGGAAAATAAATTGAAG AAAGGAAGTGGCTACCACTTGGATCTGTTCATCGTTGCCCTCCTGATCGGCCTGTGCTCGATGATGGGCCTACCGTGGTTCGTTGCCGCCACCGTTCTCTCCATCACGCACGTCATGTCGCTGAAAAAAGAATCTGAATGCAGTGCTCCTGGCGAGCGTCCCCAGTTTCTCGGTGTCCGTGAGCAACGTATGACGGGTACACTCGTCTTCCTAATGATTGGCCTGTCCGTGCTGTTGACGTTTATCCTGATTCTCATCCCGATGCCAGTTCTCTATGGTGTTTTCTTGTACATGGGGGTCTCCTCCCTCAAGGGAGTTCAG TTGATCAACCGTATCTTGATCATGTTCATGCCCGCCAAGTACCAACCCGACTACATGTACCTCCGCAATGTTGCTGTCAAGCGTGTGCATATTTTCACATGTGTGCAGGTGTTGTGTCTCGCTGTACTGTGGACCGTCAAGACCATCAAGACCATATCCATTGCTTTCCCTCTGATG GTTCTGGCGATGTGCTTCGTGCGTAAAGGCCTGGACTATGTCTTCACGCAGGAGGAGTTGAAATGGCTGGATGACATAATGCCAGAGACTCACAGGCGCGCCAAGGAtgaggaggagaagaagaagaaggagaaggaagagGAAGGGGAGGATGGG GACACTTCGAGAGCGCTTGAGTTCACCAAGGGCGGGGAGGTGGAGATCCCTCTCAGTGACGGGCATGTGATGAGCATCCCAGTTGAGAAGATCACATATAAACCAGACACACAGACGATCAACATCTCGGAGGAAATGGCAAAGACAGCAGTTTGGCGCCAGCTGGCAAGTAATGCCGAGAAGGAACATATCGGCACTAAGAAGCCTAAGAAAAG GCACCATCGACACCATAGGCCATCCAAGAAAACTACCCCGCCTATCATAGAAACAATCGAGGAGAAACGCCTCTCGCTTGAAGAAGACGATGCAGGAATCATCCTCAACTTGTCGCCAAAGAAAACGAAAGAGAAAGGCAAAGATGAGGAGATGCAACAGCTAATGCCTGAGATCATCGTTGAACCTCCGTCTGGCTCAAGCAGCCCGACAAGGGACAGTCCAGTATAA
- the LOC135499509 gene encoding sodium bicarbonate cotransporter 3-like isoform X2: MDNAVNRDMRLGSQDTGEGLRDWGSFCATPAYCDDDYKGHRSENAALYIGLHLPDTDSTKRHRRRRHHHHRGRESDTTDGKSPHAPPSTPPSQRVKFMLGQEDEDEEHKSHDIFCEMSQLTGDDGDDPEDWEWMETARWIKFEEDVEEGGERWSKPHVATLSLYSLFELRKSLLSGTVLLDMDAVSLVQIADLILDNMISTKQLKDDQRDNVREALLRRHRHLHEKKHRKSEAGTKSSIPLIRSLAEIGRKRSEPSTMNPNHSVGGMPRNLSTGKLGRVGSGSRLTAHNDSSPGMSQDESSADLHESESRIKDKLEKSPSFKRRFSFLKDDLGMSSPYLKRRFSSYVKEEPRIHSPSLMRRFSEYVKEAHFGELDVDRRPSFFSKLNVGFMKKIPPGAEASNILVGEVDFLQNPIIAFTRLSKAVLLGDLTEVPVPTRFLFILLGPKGNTQKYHEIGRSIATLMSDEVFHDVAYKAKNRQDLLSGVDEFLSNCTVLPPGEWDPSIRIEPPKSVPSQESRRTETTPVPNGTAQTTEPAEEHGDPTLIRTGRLFGGLIDDIRRKVPFYYSDIKDALHIQAVASFFFLYFACFTPIITFGGLLGDATDQNMAAMESILAGCICGVVYSLCAGQPLTILGSTGPVLVFETITYHFCFDNGLNYLSFRWWIGLWSCIFLLIIVMFDLSALVRFITRFTEESFAALISLIFIKEAFAKVFKILSSHPMNMHPEIPLNYDCFCMPGNDTNLTDTITTVPPNALPTTLAPNLLSTTLSPLSDNASIILSNMTKEDCVAAGGVLDGPGCDTPVYYDNVFFFSLLLFFGTFVIATGLKGLRNTHFFPTIVRTTISDFAVMLAIVSMVGLDAAVGLKTPKLDVPKEFRPTRSDRDWFIHPFGPNPWWTSLAAILPALLAVILIFMDQQITAVIVNRKENKLKKGSGYHLDLFIVALLIGLCSMMGLPWFVAATVLSITHVMSLKKESECSAPGERPQFLGVREQRMTGTLVFLMIGLSVLLTFILILIPMPVLYGVFLYMGVSSLKGVQLINRILIMFMPAKYQPDYMYLRNVAVKRVHIFTCVQVLCLAVLWTVKTIKTISIAFPLMVLAMCFVRKGLDYVFTQEELKWLDDIMPETHRRAKDEEEKKKKEKEEEGEDGDTSRALEFTKGGEVEIPLSDGHVMSIPVEKITYKPDTQTINISEEMAKTAVWRQLASNAEKEHIGTKKPKKRHHRHHRPSKKTTPPIIETIEEKRLSLEEDDAGIILNLSPKKTKEKGKDEEMQQLMPEIIVEPPSGSSSPTRDSPV, encoded by the exons ATGGATAACGCTGTTAACCGTGATATGCGGCTGGGGAGCCAGGACACTGGTGAGGGTCTCAGAGACTGGGGTTCCTTCTGTGCCACACCTGCTTattgtgatgatgattataaag GCCATCGGTCGGAGAATGCGGCTCTCTACATTGGACTCCACCTGCCAGACACCGACTCGACCAAGAGACACCGGCGCCGACGTCACCATCATCACCGTGGGAGGGAGTCGGATACCACTGATGGGAAGTCGCCACATGCACCACCTT CAACGCCCCCGTCACAGCGCGTCAAGTTCATGCTCGGCCAGGAAGACGAGGATGAGGAACACAAGTCACATGACATCTTCTGCGAGATGAGTCAGTTGACCGGAGACGATGGGGATGACCCAGAGGACTGGGAGTGGATGGAAACAGCCAG GTGGATCAAGTTTGAAGAAGATGTTGAAGAGGGAGGCGAACGGTGGTCGAAGCCACACGTTGCCACGCTCTCCCTCTACTCTCTGTTTGAGCTGAGGAAGAGTCTTCTGAGTGGTACAGTTCTCCTCGACATGGACGCTGTAAGCCTCGTGCAGATAGCAG ATCTCATCCTTGACAACATGATCAGCACCAAACAACTAAAAGACGATCAGCGGGACAATGTGCGCGAGGCTCTTCTccgtcgccatcgccatcttcacgAAAAGAAACATCGCAAGAGTGAAGCGGGGACGAAGTCCTCGATCCCTCTCATACGATCTCTGGCAGAAATTGGACGGAAACGCTCCGAGCCAAGCACGATGAATC ccaatcacagcGTCGGCGGAATGCCGAGGAATCTTAGCACTGGGAAGTTAGGTCGCGTCGGATCTGGCTCGAGGCTTACTGCCCACAACGATAGTTCACCTGGTATGAGTCAGGACGAGAGTTCAGCGGACCTACATGAGTCTGAATCAAGAATAAAG GACAAGTTGGAGAAATCACCCTCGTTCAAGCGAAGATTTAGTTTTCTCAAG GATGATCTAGGAATGTCATCACCTTATCTGAAGCGACGATTTTCTTCTTATGTCAAG GAGGAGCCACGTATCCACTCGCCATCTCTGATGCGACGATTCAGTGAATATGTCAAG GAGGCGCACTTTGGTGAATTAGATGTGGACAGACGACCCAGCTTTTTTTCAAAG CTGAATGTGGGCTTCATGAAGAAGATCCCACCAGGTGCAGAGGCCTCGAATATATTGGTGGGAGAAGTCGATTTCCTTCAGAATCCTATCATTGCATTTACGCGTCTGTCAAAAGCGGTGCTGCTCGGCGACCTGACAGAAGTACCAGTGCCGACGCGTTTCCTGTTTATATTGCTGGGGCCGAAAGGTAACACGCAAAAGTACCATGAGATAGGTCGATCTATCGCGACATTGATGTCAGATGAGGTGTTTCATGATGTCGCGTACAAGGCCAAGAATCGCCAGGATCTTCTCTCGGGCGTGGACGAGTTCTTGAGTAACTGTACTGTGCTGCCCCCTGGAGAGTGGGATCCAAGCATTAGGATTGAGCCCCCAAAGAGTGTACCATCACAG GAATCACGAAGAACAGAAACAACCCCCGTACCAAATGGTACAGCCCAAACAACAGAACCTGCTGAGGAGCATGGGGACCCTACATTAATCAGGACAGGGAG gTTGTTTGGTGGTTTAATTGATGATATCAGGCGGAAGGTGCCATTCTATTACAGTGACATCAAAGATGCTCTCCATATCCAGGCGGTCgcatccttcttcttcttatacTTTGCCTGTTTCACGCCGATCATTACATTCGGTGGACTGCTAGGGGATGCAACCGATCAGAATATG GCAGCGATGGAGAGTATATTAGCTGGTTGCATCTGTGGCGTGGTTTACTCCCTGTGTGCTGGACAACCGCTGACGATCTTGGGAAGTACGGGGCCTGTACTCGTATTTGAGACGATAACGTACCACTTCTGCTT TGACAACGGTTTAAACTACCTGTCATTCCGTTGGTGGATTGGCCTGTGGTCGTGCATCTTCCTGCTCATCATAGTCATGTTTGATTTGAGCGCGCTCGTCCGCTTCATCACGCGATTCACCGAGGAGTCGTTTGCTGCGTTGATCTCCCTCATCTTCATCAAGGAGGCATTTGCCAAGGTGTTCAAAATCTTGAGTTCTCATCCGATGAACATGCATCCGGAGATTCCGTTAAACTACGACTGCTTCTGCATGCCTGGGAATGATACAAACTTGACCGACACGATCACAACGGTACCACCAAACGCCCTGCCCACGACACTCGCACCAAATCTCCTCTCCACGACCCTGTCGCCTTTGAGTGATAACGCGTCGATCATCTTGTCGAATATGACAAAAGAGGATTGCGTGGCTGCTGGTGGAGTATTGGATGGACCTGGCTGCGACACACCTGTTTATTACGACAATGTCTTCTTCTTTTCGCTGTTGTTATTTTTCGGGACGTTTGTGATCGCCACAGGCCTGAAGGGATTGAGGAACACTCATTTCTTCCCAACAATT GTGCGCACGACAATTAGCGACTTCGCTGTTATGTTAGCCATTGTGAGTATGGTTGGTCTTGATGCTGCCGTGGGATTGAAGACACCCAAGCTGGATGTCCCAAAAGAATTTAGA CCAACAAGAAGCGATCGGGACTGGTTCATTCACCCGTTTGGGCCGAATCCCTGGTGGACGAGTCTTGCAGCGATTCTGCCTGCCCTCCTAGCGGTCATTTTGATCTTCATGGATCAGCAAATCACAGCGGTCATTGTCAACAGGAAGGAAAATAAATTGAAG AAAGGAAGTGGCTACCACTTGGATCTGTTCATCGTTGCCCTCCTGATCGGCCTGTGCTCGATGATGGGCCTACCGTGGTTCGTTGCCGCCACCGTTCTCTCCATCACGCACGTCATGTCGCTGAAAAAAGAATCTGAATGCAGTGCTCCTGGCGAGCGTCCCCAGTTTCTCGGTGTCCGTGAGCAACGTATGACGGGTACACTCGTCTTCCTAATGATTGGCCTGTCCGTGCTGTTGACGTTTATCCTGATTCTCATCCCGATGCCAGTTCTCTATGGTGTTTTCTTGTACATGGGGGTCTCCTCCCTCAAGGGAGTTCAG TTGATCAACCGTATCTTGATCATGTTCATGCCCGCCAAGTACCAACCCGACTACATGTACCTCCGCAATGTTGCTGTCAAGCGTGTGCATATTTTCACATGTGTGCAGGTGTTGTGTCTCGCTGTACTGTGGACCGTCAAGACCATCAAGACCATATCCATTGCTTTCCCTCTGATG GTTCTGGCGATGTGCTTCGTGCGTAAAGGCCTGGACTATGTCTTCACGCAGGAGGAGTTGAAATGGCTGGATGACATAATGCCAGAGACTCACAGGCGCGCCAAGGAtgaggaggagaagaagaagaaggagaaggaagagGAAGGGGAGGATGGG GACACTTCGAGAGCGCTTGAGTTCACCAAGGGCGGGGAGGTGGAGATCCCTCTCAGTGACGGGCATGTGATGAGCATCCCAGTTGAGAAGATCACATATAAACCAGACACACAGACGATCAACATCTCGGAGGAAATGGCAAAGACAGCAGTTTGGCGCCAGCTGGCAAGTAATGCCGAGAAGGAACATATCGGCACTAAGAAGCCTAAGAAAAG GCACCATCGACACCATAGGCCATCCAAGAAAACTACCCCGCCTATCATAGAAACAATCGAGGAGAAACGCCTCTCGCTTGAAGAAGACGATGCAGGAATCATCCTCAACTTGTCGCCAAAGAAAACGAAAGAGAAAGGCAAAGATGAGGAGATGCAACAGCTAATGCCTGAGATCATCGTTGAACCTCCGTCTGGCTCAAGCAGCCCGACAAGGGACAGTCCAGTATAA